AACTAGCCAAGGCCTTGTCTTGATTGACTTTTGGGCAACTTGGTGTGGCCCATGCCGCATGCAAGCTCCAATCTTGGATCAGTTGGCAGAAGAAGTAGATGAAGATGATTTGAAAATCTGTAAGATGGATGTCGATGAAAATCCAAATACAGCACGTCAATTCGGTATCATGTCGATCCCAACTCTTCTCTTTAAAAAAGATGGACAAGTTGTCAAACAAGTGGCTGGAGTTCATACGAAAGCCCAATTGAAAGAAATCATTGCAGAATTGAGCTAAAAAAAAACTCGTTTTCCAAACTGGAAAACGAGTTTTTTTGATATTCTTTATTTCTTTCAAATAGGCGTGATACCCATTGACAGCGCTTTCTTATAGTGCTAAAATGAAGCTGTATTTCCTATAAAATTTTTACAGGAAAAAATTCTCCTAGGAAGATGTAGATCCTAGGAGAAAATTACATATAAAGGTTATTGGCCCTCTGTATCTTGGGCTACCCAGACGCTGACGGAGCGCTCTGCCACTGGAAATTCGGCGCTACCGTCTTCTTGGACTTGGACGGTTTCGCTACAATTTTCTAGTACATCATAGTAGGAGAGGCCTGCGTAGGATGAGCCGATCTCCATGACTTTTGTAGCAGCTTGGTTATTGGAAATCAAGCAGGCGATTGGTGCTGATTCTTCTGAACCTGAACGTGTCCAACCGATGCAATTAGGATCATCGAAATAGTCCGTTTGTTCCCCATAAGCCAGATCTTTACGAACCCATAAGAGGCGATCGAGGACCCCTTGGAAACTTTCTTGCGCAAATTGGCCCTCGATACCGTAGTAGTCTCCATAGAAGACACAAGGCAAACCAGCTTCACGAAGTAAGATCAAGGCATAGGCTGCAGGCTTAAACCATTCTTGGATCGTAGATTCCAAGGCTTGCCCTCGTTGGGTATCATGGTTGTCCACAAAGGTTACGGCCTGTTCAGGATGATTGAGCGCTAGTGTTCCGTCAAAAATAGTTCGCAGGTCGAAATTTTCACCTTCTTGACTAGCTCGGAAGAGATTTTGGTGGAGGGCCACATCGATCAAGTCGTATAAGTAGTCAATGCTTTCCAAGTACTCATCGTTGGTTTCTGTGTCCCCATTCCAAAATTCACCAAAGACGTAGAAATCTTCACCATATTTTTTGGTGATATTGTGGATGAAATTCTTCATAAAGAAGGAGTCAATGTGTTTGACTGCATCCAGACGGAAGCCCTCAACCCCTGTTGTTTCGATAAACCATTCAGCCCATTGGTCGAGATTTTCTATAACCTCGGGATGTTTGAAATCGATATCGGCGTACATGAGGTAATCGTAGTTTCCGTTTTCCTTGTCAACCAGATCTCCATGGGCCCAACCTTTGTTGTCCCCTTGGATTTGGTAGATCCCACTTTTATTACGTGAAGCATCGTAGTCCGTACCGGTGAAATGGTACCAATGCCAGTGGAAGTCATTATAGGCGCCATTTCGGCCATCAAAGGTGAATTTGGTCCATCCTTGAATGGTGAAGGGCTCAGTGAGGACCTTGTTTCGATCCATTGGATCCACCTCAACGACCTCGAATTCCTCTAAGCCATCGGCAGCAGCTTTATGGTTGAGAACGACATCGGCCATTGGTTGAATCCATGCATCTTTGAGGGCTTGAATGGCTTGAAGATAATCGTCTTTGAAACCGTATTTGGTACGAACTGTTCCTTTTTGATCGAACTCGCCCAAATCAAAGAGGTCATAGACTCCGTACCCAACGTCATTGTTAGAAGTAGCTTTAAAGGCAGGCGGCATCCAGACCTTGCGAATACCCAAGTCTGCTAAGTGTTGCGCATCCTCAGCAAGACGCGTCCAGTGGTTCCCATCAGCGGGCAAATACCACTCAAAATATTGCATTAAGGTTTGATTTTCCATTTTTATTTCTTCTTTCATGTGAATGTCCCTATTTTACCAAAAATAGTTGGATGCCACAAACGTTTGCGCTGGAAGCAAGCCCTTTCTAAAAAAGAAATCGCATACATGAAAGAAATGAAGTGAGAATATAAAAAGTAGTATTTTATTTACGTAGAAATATCAGTCTGATACATATATTTCTATTCATTTTATAGTTTGATCATATCAAAGGAGGATTGGTTTGAAAGTGAAAACCACCAATAGAGAGAGCATCGAAAAGATTTTTACCGAAGCCTTGGCGATTCCGAGCTTCACCAATACTGAGACCGAGCAAGGGATCGAAGCCTACCTGGATCAACGGATTGCCCAGATCCCTTATTTCAAGGAACATCCGGACCATTTTGGGCGCTACCAGGTGCCACAGGATCACTTGCATCGGTCGGTCAATTGGGCCTTGGTTGATAAGGGCAAGAAAAAAACAGTGATCCTTTTCCACCACCATGATACAGTCGATTTAGAAGACTATGGAAACTTGTCGGAAATCGCACTCGATTCTGATAAAGTAGCAGAAGCCTTGAAAACACTGGATAGACGTCCAGATATGCAGGAAGATTTAGCTTCTGGGGATTGGAAATTTGGCAGAGGATCTTGCGATATGAAAGCAGCCCTAGCCCTTCAATTGGGGGTTCTGGAAGCCTATGCAGCAGACCCCTCAGAAGGTCAGGTCAATCTGCTCTATCTCTCTGTTGGAGATGAGGAATCCTATTCACGTGGGATGCGAGGAGCCTTGGGCCTCCTCACAGATTTGCAGGAAACCTTTGATCTGAATTATGTATTGGCAGTGGATTCAGAGCCCTTTGAATCAGAGGTAGGAAAAGAAAAGGTCCTTCACATTGGCACAGTCGGCAAACTCATGCCGGTCGTTGTGGCGCAAGGTGTCTTGTCCCATATGAAGGAGCCCCTCAAAGGGATCAATGCCTTGTCGCTCCTAGTAGCCATCGCAAGCCAGCTAGATCTTCATCCCGATCTGGCAGATCAGGCCTTGGGAGAAACGTCTCCCCTTCCTTCTTGGTCCTATCTCAGAGATTTGAAGGAGCAGTACGATGTATCGACCGTGCTGTATGCGGCTGGTTATTTCAGTGTGTTGCATTTGAAGAAAACACCCCAAGAGCTCTTGCAACGAATCTATGAGCATAGTCAAGAGGCCTTGGACGCCTTTTACAAGAAGTACGAGCATTTGCAGGATCAGGCAGGACAAGACCACATTATTGCAAGGCCAAGAGTCATCACCTATCAAGAACTAGAGGAACGTTGCCAAGCCTTAGAGGGCTACCAAGACTTTAGAGAAGCTTCTAATAAAAAAGCGGAGCAAGATTTTCGTAATGGGACCAGCTACCAAAGCCTTGCGATTCAGCAAATCCAGCGATTCCTTGAGTTTCTCGGAGATAAGGATCCTATGGTGGTCATCGGTTTTGCGCCCCCATATTATCCTTCCATGAATTGCCGCTTTTTAGACAATACCGATTTCAATATTGTGTCCCTCATCACTGATTACCGTGAGTATCTGGACACAAGAGGTTACCTCTTAAAAGTCGAAGAATACTTTATGGGGATTAACGACACCAGTTATTGTGCCTTGGAAAAGGATGTGGCTTCTTATCAAGTCGTCCTAGATAGCCTAGCCACACCAGCCCAGGTCTATGATCTGGATCTGGAAAAAATTGCCCAAATTCAGGTTCCAGCGGTCAATCTAGGCCCTTGGGGCAAAGAATTGCATAAGCGAGGAGAGCGGGTCTACAAAGAAGACTTCTTGGAGACCATTCCAAACTATCTGCTAGAATTGCTCTACCATTTCGATGATCGCTTATCAACAGAATAAGAAAAAACGGTCCCAATGAGGATCAATTAGGGAGTTAACATGATTACATTTCACGGAGTTACCAAAGATTACGATGGGCATATTGCCCTCAACCACTTGGATCTGACCATCGAGGATGGGCAAATTGTCGGCCTGATTGGCCACAACGGAGCCGGTAAGTCAACGACGATTAAGAGCCTGGTTAGTGTCATCACCCCAACAACTGGATCAATTGAAGTGGATGGTCAGGACCTCTATAGCCATCGACTGGCGATCAAAAAGAAGATCGGTTATGTGGCGGATTCGCCAGATCTTTTCTTGCGTCTCACAGCCAATGAATTCTGGGAGTTGGTTGCGACCTCTTATGATATGAGTCAGAAAGACTGTGATCAACGCTTGGAAGAGCTTCTTAGGATCTTTGATTTTCAGAGCCACCGCTATGAAGTGATTGAATCCTTTTCACATGGGATGCGCCAGAAGGTCTTCGTCATTGCAGCCCTCTTGTCAGATCCAGATATCTGGGTCTTGGACGAACCGATGACCGGTTTAGACCCACAGGCTTCTTACGATTTAAAACAAATGATGCGCCAGCATGCGGATCGGGGCAAGACGGTTATTTTCTCTACTCACGTCTTAGAAGTAGCTGAACAACTCTGTGATAAAATCGCCATTCTCAAAAAAGGAAATCTCATTTTCTATGGGACGATCGAGGAATTAAAGGGCCAACACCCCGAACAAAGTCTGGAAAGTATTTATCTCAGCTTAGCGGGTCGGAAGGAAGAAGGTGGCGGTCATGCGTCTTAAGATCATCCAGCAGCTGGTCAATGTTAATATCATCTATGCCAGTCAGCCCGCTCAGATCGCAAAATTACGTGCCAAACAGGCCAAAAAACCGGACGTTAAACTCAATGTTGCTCGTAAATCGGTGCTCAACTACCTCTTTTTAGGATTGGTCTATTTCCTCATATTTGGCTTGCTCTTTAGCATCTATGATTTTGTGAACCAACCAGCCTTCTTTGTCAATATGGTCGCCCTTTTTTCCTTGATGACCATTTCTCAAGGCTTTATGAGCTTTTACAATGTCTTTTATGAAAGCAAGGACCTCCAGTTTTACCGGCCCTATGCCTTCTCAGATGCGGAAGTCATTGCTGGAAAGAGTATCTCTGTCATCCTGACCCTCCTCATGGCTATCCTTCCCCTGGTCAGCTATTTTCTGATCCTGCCTGTGCAAGCAGGCGGCTTTAATCCGTTAGGGATCCTGCTAGGCCTCTTTTGTGCCTTGATTCTCTTAGGAGTTCTCTTTTTAGCGACGATCATCCTAGCTCATTTGATCACTAAGACCCTCTTTTTCAAAAAACACACGACCCTGGTCTCCAACATCATGGTCGGAATTGGTTCCCTTCTGAGTCTAGGAGCTTATCTCTATCTGAATCTAGTCCAGACCCATCGGGTAGAAGTGACAGGGGGCGCAGATATTCCCATTCTATTTCCACCTTTTACTGCCTTTCATCAGTTCATTCTCCATCCTTTTGATGGAGAAGCGATCCTTGGCCTTCTGGGCTGGATCCTGCTCCTTCTGGTCTTGATCGGCCTGGTTCGAAAAATTGTGATCCCGCAGTTCTATGATGCAGCCCTTGCAGTTGCGACCAACCAAACCGTCAAAGAGCGCGTGAAAGTGCTCCATGTTGGTCAGAAAGATTCCTTTAGGCGATTTGTCATTCAGTATCATCGCAGACTCTTGAGCGATGGAACCCTTATGGTGCAAGTCCTCTTGATGATGAGTATTCTGCCATATATTTTCCTCCTCAGTGGAGCAGCAGGAGCGTCTAAAAATATAGGAGGACTCAGTTCTTACTTGACGCCCCAGTATCTGGTGCCACTGACCCTTGTTGCCATCTTGATCGGTGTTTTCAACAGTTTTGGAGGTTTGACCAGTATCGGTATTTCGCTGGAGCGCGAAAACTTTGAGTACCTGAGATCGCTCCCTATTGATTTCAAACGCTATCTCTTCATGAAGTTTTGGTTGCTCTATCTGGTGCAATCCATCCTTCCTGTCATTCTTCTAGTTGGCGTTTGTCTCTATTTTGGCGTCCATCCCTTGGCTATCCTTGCCATGTTACTGATCTGGATCGTAACCACCATTCCGATCTGCATTCGAGACTATGTCAAAGATTTTCAGAACTTTAGCACCAATTGGACCAATATCACGGAGTTGATGACCCGTCATCGTGGGAATGCAGTTCTTCAG
The Streptococcus parasanguinis genome window above contains:
- the trxA gene encoding thioredoxin, with protein sequence MAHVITDATFEQETSQGLVLIDFWATWCGPCRMQAPILDQLAEEVDEDDLKICKMDVDENPNTARQFGIMSIPTLLFKKDGQVVKQVAGVHTKAQLKEIIAELS
- a CDS encoding alpha-amylase — translated: MKEEIKMENQTLMQYFEWYLPADGNHWTRLAEDAQHLADLGIRKVWMPPAFKATSNNDVGYGVYDLFDLGEFDQKGTVRTKYGFKDDYLQAIQALKDAWIQPMADVVLNHKAAADGLEEFEVVEVDPMDRNKVLTEPFTIQGWTKFTFDGRNGAYNDFHWHWYHFTGTDYDASRNKSGIYQIQGDNKGWAHGDLVDKENGNYDYLMYADIDFKHPEVIENLDQWAEWFIETTGVEGFRLDAVKHIDSFFMKNFIHNITKKYGEDFYVFGEFWNGDTETNDEYLESIDYLYDLIDVALHQNLFRASQEGENFDLRTIFDGTLALNHPEQAVTFVDNHDTQRGQALESTIQEWFKPAAYALILLREAGLPCVFYGDYYGIEGQFAQESFQGVLDRLLWVRKDLAYGEQTDYFDDPNCIGWTRSGSEESAPIACLISNNQAATKVMEIGSSYAGLSYYDVLENCSETVQVQEDGSAEFPVAERSVSVWVAQDTEGQ
- a CDS encoding M20/M25/M40 family metallo-hydrolase, whose translation is MKTTNRESIEKIFTEALAIPSFTNTETEQGIEAYLDQRIAQIPYFKEHPDHFGRYQVPQDHLHRSVNWALVDKGKKKTVILFHHHDTVDLEDYGNLSEIALDSDKVAEALKTLDRRPDMQEDLASGDWKFGRGSCDMKAALALQLGVLEAYAADPSEGQVNLLYLSVGDEESYSRGMRGALGLLTDLQETFDLNYVLAVDSEPFESEVGKEKVLHIGTVGKLMPVVVAQGVLSHMKEPLKGINALSLLVAIASQLDLHPDLADQALGETSPLPSWSYLRDLKEQYDVSTVLYAAGYFSVLHLKKTPQELLQRIYEHSQEALDAFYKKYEHLQDQAGQDHIIARPRVITYQELEERCQALEGYQDFREASNKKAEQDFRNGTSYQSLAIQQIQRFLEFLGDKDPMVVIGFAPPYYPSMNCRFLDNTDFNIVSLITDYREYLDTRGYLLKVEEYFMGINDTSYCALEKDVASYQVVLDSLATPAQVYDLDLEKIAQIQVPAVNLGPWGKELHKRGERVYKEDFLETIPNYLLELLYHFDDRLSTE
- a CDS encoding ABC transporter ATP-binding protein; the protein is MITFHGVTKDYDGHIALNHLDLTIEDGQIVGLIGHNGAGKSTTIKSLVSVITPTTGSIEVDGQDLYSHRLAIKKKIGYVADSPDLFLRLTANEFWELVATSYDMSQKDCDQRLEELLRIFDFQSHRYEVIESFSHGMRQKVFVIAALLSDPDIWVLDEPMTGLDPQASYDLKQMMRQHADRGKTVIFSTHVLEVAEQLCDKIAILKKGNLIFYGTIEELKGQHPEQSLESIYLSLAGRKEEGGGHAS